Proteins found in one Methanospirillum hungatei JF-1 genomic segment:
- a CDS encoding hybrid sensor histidine kinase/response regulator, whose amino-acid sequence MADMVQNSSVPILVVEDNRTQGEYLRYVLEKEGYPVTIATNGKEALISMSKSRPHLVLTDVMMPEMDGYELCSAIKNDPATSDIPVILVTHLFNPVDVIKGLEAGADNFIIKPYTPEVIHTRIGSILQAINKPDPNDRPTPLNVIFSDRSYTITATRLQIINILLSTYEVAIKNNSDLQVAQEKLHYLNDQMQKTLEELQKSNHDLSVENHERRMVETALGNANKKLQLMASITRHDLLNQLNSLQGYLELATMDRKENPDLAWSYIDKAVGILGQTVNTVKFTKEYQEIGIKTPIWHNCKNLVSKSLKHTSLHHVHLENQIPEDLEIYADPLIEKVFSNLIENAVRYGGKISKICIRFERENGTNRIICEDDGSGIESDEKKKIFQYQYGKNTGQGLFLSREILSITGIMIEETGVFNEGARFEIICPDGTIRFSDKDI is encoded by the coding sequence ATGGCTGATATGGTTCAAAACTCATCGGTCCCCATACTCGTGGTAGAGGATAACCGAACACAGGGCGAGTATTTGCGTTATGTCCTCGAAAAAGAGGGCTATCCGGTAACCATTGCTACCAACGGGAAGGAGGCGCTCATCTCTATGAGCAAAAGCCGTCCCCATCTTGTATTGACTGATGTCATGATGCCTGAAATGGACGGGTATGAACTCTGTTCAGCAATAAAAAATGATCCTGCGACATCAGATATTCCAGTCATCCTGGTCACCCATCTTTTCAATCCGGTGGATGTCATCAAGGGTCTGGAAGCTGGCGCAGACAATTTTATCATCAAACCCTATACGCCCGAAGTTATCCACACCCGCATTGGAAGCATTCTGCAAGCCATTAATAAACCAGACCCGAATGATCGACCAACACCGCTTAATGTAATATTTTCTGATCGATCGTATACCATTACCGCCACCCGTCTGCAGATAATAAACATTCTCCTCTCAACCTATGAGGTGGCGATTAAGAATAATTCAGATCTGCAGGTAGCCCAGGAGAAACTTCATTATCTGAATGACCAAATGCAAAAAACCCTTGAAGAATTGCAAAAAAGTAACCATGACCTATCAGTCGAGAACCATGAGAGAAGGATGGTTGAGACGGCTCTTGGGAATGCAAATAAGAAACTACAACTGATGGCAAGTATCACCAGGCATGACCTTTTAAATCAGCTTAACTCACTGCAGGGATATCTTGAGCTGGCGACCATGGACCGAAAAGAAAATCCTGATCTGGCATGGTCTTATATTGACAAAGCCGTGGGAATTCTTGGACAGACCGTCAATACGGTGAAATTCACCAAGGAATATCAGGAGATCGGAATAAAAACCCCGATATGGCATAATTGCAAGAACCTTGTCTCTAAATCGCTGAAACATACCTCATTGCATCACGTACATCTGGAAAATCAGATTCCAGAAGATTTGGAAATATATGCAGATCCCCTCATTGAAAAGGTCTTTTCAAATCTCATTGAAAATGCAGTCAGATATGGAGGCAAGATCTCAAAAATATGTATCAGGTTTGAGAGAGAGAACGGGACCAACCGGATCATCTGTGAAGACGACGGATCTGGTATAGAATCAGACGAAAAGAAAAAGATATTCCAGTATCAGTATGGGAAAAACACCGGTCAGGGATTATTTCTTTCACGTGAGATACTATCCATCACCGGTATTATGATCGAAGAGACTGGTGTTTTCAATGAAGGGGCACGATTTGAGATCATCTGCCCTGATGGAACGATACGGTTCTCTGACAAAGATATCTGA
- a CDS encoding CARDB domain-containing protein, which produces MAFWVASIILVLIFSAGVVAGEDMTDRIQYAEYWYQQGVSEFLLKHYDRALYLLDTAVAQDPDLADAWYWRGVVLSALGDSAGSAESIAKAKAMNPMIDDPFHRRVGPLAELVITPVPTPRTVRDEEQPQMVETKIDLSKQPDPTGPDMVMTSFTPLVREGNPQLEVKATVVNQGYRPSTDFFITFYASDDATITRDDTPIGYYLIPNLKQDMEKKLIGYFPMERMQPGTFYLGAIADPANEIMEVSEDNNVIVSASKVTIPDVKSSAFLVTTGSVPFVSEETNEDTRFTITRPDLVISKVTSQQSAVQGGTLNVNTTVKNQGSASAGPFRISLYLSPDALITEKDREIGYGEVTDLGVGMLRDGTAIATIPADLIPGTYYLGVMVDSGKVISEENEANNVLFADKMVKISAGTQPVVTETPQPLTLPDLTIPDISSDTEGTPGGVMNVSTSIRNVGTGDAGSFIVELYLSTDAELSDEDILLGMGEIPELPAGTQSDGNAPTPIPVNMTPGIYYFGILVDGEDDVIESDETNNMRFAKIPVTIK; this is translated from the coding sequence ATGGCGTTCTGGGTAGCATCCATCATTCTTGTTCTGATCTTTTCTGCTGGTGTGGTCGCTGGCGAAGATATGACCGACCGGATTCAATATGCTGAATACTGGTATCAGCAGGGAGTTTCTGAGTTCCTCTTAAAGCACTATGACCGGGCGCTCTATCTGCTGGATACTGCTGTCGCCCAGGATCCGGATCTTGCCGATGCCTGGTACTGGCGGGGGGTGGTTCTCAGTGCTCTTGGTGATAGTGCGGGTTCAGCTGAATCCATAGCAAAAGCAAAAGCCATGAACCCCATGATAGATGATCCCTTTCATCGTCGTGTCGGACCTCTTGCAGAGCTGGTTATTACTCCTGTTCCAACACCCCGGACTGTCAGGGATGAAGAACAGCCACAGATGGTGGAGACAAAGATTGATCTCTCCAAGCAACCAGATCCGACCGGACCTGATATGGTTATGACTTCATTTACCCCCCTGGTCAGGGAAGGAAATCCACAGCTTGAGGTGAAGGCCACTGTTGTAAACCAGGGATACCGGCCATCCACGGACTTTTTCATTACGTTCTATGCGTCAGATGATGCAACCATCACCCGGGATGACACGCCAATCGGGTATTATCTTATTCCGAACCTGAAGCAGGATATGGAGAAGAAACTTATCGGATACTTTCCGATGGAGCGGATGCAGCCTGGAACCTTTTACCTTGGGGCCATTGCAGATCCGGCAAATGAGATAATGGAGGTTTCAGAGGATAATAATGTGATAGTTTCAGCCTCAAAAGTGACCATTCCTGATGTGAAGAGTTCGGCATTCCTGGTCACAACCGGTTCTGTGCCATTTGTGTCAGAAGAGACAAACGAAGATACACGATTTACCATTACTCGGCCGGATCTTGTGATCAGTAAGGTAACCAGCCAGCAGTCTGCAGTACAGGGGGGAACCCTGAATGTCAACACGACGGTGAAAAACCAGGGTTCAGCCTCTGCAGGACCATTCAGGATCTCGCTTTATCTCTCACCAGATGCCCTGATTACTGAAAAGGATCGTGAGATTGGATATGGGGAGGTTACGGATCTCGGGGTTGGGATGCTCCGCGACGGAACCGCCATTGCAACCATTCCGGCAGATCTCATCCCCGGCACGTATTACCTGGGGGTGATGGTAGATTCAGGGAAAGTCATATCTGAAGAGAATGAAGCAAATAATGTCCTCTTTGCCGATAAGATGGTAAAGATCTCCGCCGGGACCCAGCCGGTCGTGACAGAGACTCCACAACCACTCACACTTCCGGATCTTACCATCCCTGATATCAGTTCAGATACTGAAGGAACCCCGGGCGGAGTTATGAATGTCTCCACATCAATACGAAATGTTGGAACAGGTGATGCAGGTTCCTTTATTGTAGAGCTTTATCTCTCCACTGATGCTGAACTATCTGATGAGGATATTCTCTTAGGTATGGGTGAGATACCAGAACTCCCTGCAGGGACTCAGTCTGATGGGAATGCACCAACCCCGATTCCGGTGAACATGACTCCGGGAATATATTACTTCGGTATCCTGGTGGATGGTGAGGATGATGTCATCGAATCAGATGAAACCAATAATATGAGGTTTGCAAAAATCCCGGTAACTATCAAATAA
- a CDS encoding methyl-accepting chemotaxis protein, protein MIQFFSDMKVGTKILVISLFLAIIPTLLLGLISYSSSVNVINEQIETLLETQVQDMKGWTNDVYKLTRNKVNSDLNVLRQNFYAKGTPEIINNNMTLIDKNGKEFVVNDNFEIVDGVRDLVGGAATVFQVYNNTYAVRISTNVKGTDGERAVGTHLTDNVYEVAVKQGETYYGRRDLFGVNYVTAYEPIRDRNGTVIGVLFVGTEEEQTLDVVKKSIRDTVVGKNGYMYVLDGNGMVLVHPTLDNVNWSDMEYVKEMMEKKEGAIIHQVNGTTILDAYTYFEPLDWYIVSRAEMSDFDGPINTIRNTILAIVIASIVIGAVIAILFGQSIAGPLQQVVVMIKELRNGHLSARLNIRRKDEIGIMATTMDEFADDLQKNVVGNIVKIANGEYIQEFTGPVDELDQIRPSLQLLVESFDHLHKETIKLTDAARAGDLSIRGDEKAFRGGYRRIIAGFNKTLETITEPVNEAMRLAGCYASGDFTARFDEKIPVAGEFVAYRDALNTIGIELSRLMKLITEELFEGVSVLSVASSEILTVTSQLSSASSQTANTVNETSDTVETVRKKTDLVNLKTKSMSEKAMKAIEVSETGQQSVQEILDGMNHIQRQMDMISMNVVKLSEQSQAIGEIIATVTDISEQSNLLAVNASIEAAKAGDFGKGFAVVAHEIHNLAQQSKQATGTIRTILTDIQRGVSSTVVSAERGSNTVADAVRLTTDARKAIEVLTRSIADSSHEAIEITASIQDQVAGMDQISEAIENIRNAAQKNLEITHKAEKTAEDLHELGIRLKKITLQYQV, encoded by the coding sequence ATGATTCAGTTTTTTTCGGATATGAAGGTTGGAACAAAAATTCTTGTAATATCACTATTTCTGGCAATTATCCCTACATTGCTTCTGGGACTGATATCATATTCCAGTTCTGTCAACGTAATTAACGAGCAGATTGAAACTTTGCTCGAAACACAGGTCCAGGATATGAAAGGATGGACCAATGATGTCTACAAACTTACGCGGAATAAGGTTAACAGTGACCTGAATGTGCTGCGACAGAACTTTTACGCGAAAGGGACACCTGAAATTATCAACAATAATATGACCCTTATCGACAAAAACGGAAAAGAGTTTGTTGTCAATGATAATTTTGAAATTGTTGACGGGGTCAGGGATCTGGTCGGCGGGGCGGCAACGGTTTTTCAGGTATACAATAACACCTATGCAGTCAGAATATCCACAAATGTCAAAGGGACTGATGGGGAACGTGCCGTCGGGACCCACCTTACTGATAATGTCTATGAAGTTGCGGTAAAGCAGGGTGAAACCTATTATGGCAGACGTGATCTGTTCGGAGTCAACTATGTGACGGCGTATGAACCAATCAGGGACCGGAATGGCACGGTCATCGGAGTATTATTTGTCGGGACTGAAGAAGAACAGACCCTTGATGTCGTAAAAAAGAGTATCCGTGATACGGTCGTCGGCAAGAATGGATACATGTATGTTCTTGACGGGAATGGAATGGTCCTTGTCCATCCGACACTTGATAATGTAAACTGGTCGGACATGGAATATGTCAAGGAGATGATGGAGAAAAAGGAAGGAGCCATCATCCATCAGGTTAATGGAACAACAATCCTTGATGCATATACCTATTTTGAGCCCCTTGACTGGTATATTGTATCGCGGGCAGAAATGTCAGATTTTGATGGGCCGATTAACACTATCAGAAATACCATCCTTGCCATTGTTATCGCATCCATAGTCATCGGTGCAGTCATTGCCATCCTCTTCGGTCAATCAATTGCAGGACCCCTTCAACAGGTCGTCGTCATGATCAAAGAGCTCAGGAATGGTCATTTATCAGCCAGACTGAACATCAGGAGAAAAGATGAGATCGGTATCATGGCCACCACTATGGATGAATTTGCCGATGACTTGCAGAAAAATGTTGTAGGAAATATTGTCAAGATTGCAAATGGTGAATATATTCAGGAGTTCACCGGGCCGGTCGATGAATTGGACCAGATCCGTCCATCCCTGCAGCTTCTGGTTGAGTCCTTTGATCACCTGCATAAAGAGACCATAAAACTTACCGATGCAGCACGGGCCGGAGATCTCTCCATACGTGGCGATGAGAAGGCCTTCCGAGGCGGTTACCGGAGAATTATTGCCGGATTTAATAAAACCCTTGAGACGATCACAGAACCGGTTAATGAAGCCATGCGTCTTGCAGGCTGTTATGCATCAGGTGACTTTACCGCGAGATTTGATGAGAAGATCCCGGTTGCAGGGGAATTTGTGGCATATCGGGATGCACTAAACACCATCGGTATCGAACTCTCACGACTCATGAAATTGATAACCGAGGAACTCTTTGAGGGAGTATCAGTACTGTCAGTTGCATCCAGTGAAATTCTGACCGTCACATCCCAGCTCTCTTCTGCTAGCAGTCAGACGGCAAATACCGTTAATGAGACATCTGACACGGTAGAGACGGTCAGAAAGAAGACCGATCTCGTCAACCTGAAGACAAAATCAATGTCAGAAAAGGCGATGAAGGCCATAGAGGTTTCAGAGACCGGTCAGCAGTCGGTTCAGGAGATCCTTGATGGAATGAATCATATTCAGCGACAGATGGACATGATCAGTATGAATGTTGTGAAATTATCCGAGCAGAGCCAGGCTATCGGAGAGATTATCGCAACCGTCACTGACATTTCAGAGCAGTCCAACCTTCTTGCCGTGAACGCGTCTATTGAAGCAGCAAAGGCCGGAGACTTTGGGAAAGGGTTCGCCGTGGTTGCTCATGAAATTCATAATCTTGCCCAGCAGTCAAAGCAGGCAACAGGAACAATCAGAACTATCCTGACCGATATCCAGCGTGGTGTTTCATCCACCGTGGTATCAGCCGAGCGTGGTTCAAATACGGTCGCTGATGCAGTCCGGCTGACAACTGATGCACGAAAAGCCATAGAAGTGTTGACAAGGTCAATTGCAGACTCCTCACACGAGGCGATCGAGATTACAGCATCCATACAGGATCAAGTAGCCGGTATGGATCAAATATCAGAAGCAATTGAAAATATCAGGAATGCTGCACAAAAGAATCTTGAAATCACCCATAAAGCAGAAAAGACAGCAGAAGATCTGCATGAACTGGGTATCAGACTTAAGAAGATAACTCTCCAGTACCAGGTATAA
- a CDS encoding TolB family protein translates to MSGLLFPLKKNVSGNNVVFVDELYGYEDIVLINLSSGEEEIISHVPDIQWQPDIDKDWIVWEDWRDGAHSRGDIYAFHLPTRTEVQVTDTSWGDWFPGVSSEWVVWQSQKYGNFDIFDMNLTTRQEVQITTDPSRQWLPRISGDQVVWIDERNGNWYMYGYNLSSRKEYQISSGPDNEAWPDISNETVVYVEYAKRTQPYLMVIKMPDVVR, encoded by the coding sequence ATGTCTGGACTATTATTCCCCCTGAAGAAAAATGTATCGGGTAATAATGTGGTGTTCGTGGATGAACTATACGGTTATGAAGACATTGTCCTTATCAACCTCTCATCCGGTGAAGAGGAGATAATCAGTCATGTTCCTGATATTCAATGGCAGCCGGATATCGATAAAGACTGGATAGTCTGGGAGGACTGGCGAGATGGTGCCCATTCACGGGGAGATATCTATGCCTTTCACCTTCCAACCAGGACAGAGGTACAGGTCACCGATACATCCTGGGGAGACTGGTTCCCGGGCGTTTCATCAGAATGGGTAGTCTGGCAGTCGCAAAAGTATGGAAATTTTGATATTTTCGATATGAATCTGACCACCAGACAAGAGGTACAAATAACAACAGATCCCTCCAGACAGTGGCTGCCCCGTATATCGGGGGATCAGGTTGTCTGGATTGATGAGCGGAATGGAAACTGGTATATGTATGGGTATAATCTCTCTTCCCGGAAAGAATACCAGATTTCATCAGGACCGGATAATGAGGCATGGCCAGATATCTCTAATGAGACTGTGGTATATGTTGAATATGCAAAAAGGACGCAGCCATACCTTATGGTGATAAAAATGCCAGATGTAGTCAGATAA
- a CDS encoding hybrid sensor histidine kinase/response regulator, producing the protein MTDSDDEFYAILLATFREDAEELLTGITDGLIKLEQAEDHPEPFLIEEVFRKTHSLKGAARAVNLREIESVCLNLENIFSLMKREEFFASAAEFDLFHDAVKSIRNFLSDGEKKSPQPVDIIQKLRASLAERKPTEKNEEVFSVQTEEGPFFQTPSIMRQGSEEKKPVIPLNPDPAVFAAPSTFLEVKPALHSAQYGSDAYHGPPASDSGTVRIAAKKLDRLIIGSDNLLSTRLFLTHRMQELEEMISRFSLWRWNHSLVFNDMHLIRDAMYGLNRTSLPPELLLFLERVCDFLEYDREFVTNLQHDLAAHIHATDLDRSALEASTTEIADLIHDAVLVPVSSILIPISGQIRESSRGLGKEVDLKTEGGEIEMDRRLLDMLKVPMMHLINNSVDHGIEYPDEREANGKPPRGQIRIKITAHSGSKVEITLSDDGRGIDREKIKKTAIEKGLLSDEEGTAIDDDEAIWLIFKSGLTTSPMITDLSGRGLGLAIVEDTITRMGGEVLVTSEKGKGTTFSLILPIRLATLRGLVIRSGTSYYVVPVQQILQVIRVPLDQEHKKNVRQMIHYKGEMLPIIRLSEALKVLDFGTDDPSKEIPVLIVAYGAGKIAYAVDEVIQVQEIVVRPLGTQLRRVKKITGAAVLGDGKLALVLDPPELIQEGLRLSGQAPAPLPPRKTSGKVLIVEDSVTSRALLRRTLENAGFQVTTASDGMEAFSILLEEEVDIVVSDVDMPRMNGFSLTEKIRNDERLSHLPVVLVTALDSREDREHGLSSGANAYILKGTFERSELVRTVKGLLA; encoded by the coding sequence ATGACAGATTCAGATGATGAGTTTTATGCAATCCTCCTGGCAACATTCCGGGAGGATGCAGAAGAACTGCTCACCGGTATAACTGACGGGTTGATAAAACTGGAGCAGGCTGAGGATCATCCTGAACCATTCCTCATAGAAGAAGTGTTCAGAAAGACACACAGTCTGAAAGGTGCAGCACGGGCGGTAAATCTGCGTGAGATAGAATCGGTTTGTCTGAATCTGGAGAATATCTTCTCGTTAATGAAGAGAGAGGAGTTTTTTGCCTCTGCAGCAGAATTTGATCTCTTTCATGATGCAGTAAAAAGTATCAGAAACTTCCTTTCAGATGGAGAGAAGAAAAGTCCACAGCCGGTTGATATCATCCAAAAACTACGGGCATCACTTGCAGAACGAAAACCGACAGAAAAGAATGAGGAAGTATTTTCCGTTCAGACTGAAGAAGGACCTTTTTTTCAGACCCCATCAATAATGAGGCAGGGGAGTGAAGAGAAAAAACCGGTTATTCCTTTGAATCCTGATCCGGCCGTATTTGCTGCTCCCAGTACTTTTCTTGAAGTAAAACCAGCCCTTCATTCTGCACAATATGGGAGTGATGCCTACCATGGCCCGCCAGCATCCGATTCCGGTACCGTCAGGATAGCAGCAAAAAAACTTGACCGCCTGATTATCGGATCTGATAATCTCCTCTCGACACGGCTCTTTCTGACTCACCGGATGCAAGAACTTGAGGAGATGATAAGCAGGTTTTCTCTCTGGAGATGGAATCATAGCCTTGTGTTTAATGATATGCATCTTATCAGGGATGCCATGTATGGGTTAAACCGGACTTCCCTTCCGCCTGAACTGTTGTTATTTCTTGAACGGGTCTGTGATTTTCTGGAATATGACAGGGAATTTGTTACCAACCTGCAGCATGACCTTGCTGCCCATATTCATGCTACTGACCTTGACCGATCAGCTCTTGAAGCCAGCACGACCGAGATCGCAGATCTTATCCATGATGCGGTTCTTGTCCCCGTTTCAAGCATTCTTATACCGATATCCGGACAGATCCGTGAGAGTTCACGGGGTCTTGGAAAAGAAGTTGATCTGAAGACCGAGGGGGGCGAGATAGAGATGGATCGTCGTCTCCTGGACATGCTGAAAGTTCCCATGATGCATCTTATCAATAATAGTGTTGATCATGGGATTGAATATCCTGATGAACGGGAGGCGAACGGGAAACCACCACGAGGCCAGATCCGCATAAAAATTACGGCTCATTCTGGTAGTAAAGTTGAAATTACCCTCTCTGATGATGGCAGGGGAATTGACCGGGAAAAAATCAAAAAGACGGCTATTGAAAAAGGGCTGCTCTCCGATGAAGAAGGAACCGCCATTGATGATGATGAGGCAATCTGGCTGATTTTTAAGTCAGGTCTTACCACCAGCCCGATGATCACTGACCTCTCCGGACGGGGTCTTGGTCTTGCCATCGTCGAAGATACCATCACCCGTATGGGAGGAGAGGTTCTAGTTACCTCTGAAAAGGGGAAAGGAACTACTTTCTCACTCATTCTCCCGATCAGACTTGCAACCCTACGCGGATTGGTTATCAGGAGCGGTACATCGTATTATGTCGTTCCGGTCCAGCAGATCCTCCAGGTTATCAGGGTGCCACTGGATCAGGAACACAAAAAGAACGTCAGACAGATGATCCACTATAAGGGAGAGATGCTCCCGATAATCAGACTTTCAGAAGCGTTGAAGGTTTTGGATTTCGGGACAGATGACCCGTCCAAAGAAATCCCGGTATTGATAGTTGCGTATGGTGCAGGAAAAATCGCATACGCCGTAGATGAAGTAATCCAGGTTCAGGAGATCGTTGTGCGCCCGCTCGGAACACAATTGCGAAGAGTAAAGAAGATCACCGGAGCTGCCGTCCTTGGAGATGGAAAACTTGCACTGGTCCTTGACCCTCCCGAACTGATCCAAGAAGGGCTGCGGTTATCAGGCCAGGCACCTGCCCCCCTGCCGCCAAGAAAGACATCCGGAAAGGTCCTTATTGTTGAAGACTCGGTTACTTCCCGTGCACTCTTACGCAGGACCCTTGAGAATGCCGGTTTTCAGGTGACAACTGCCAGTGACGGAATGGAGGCTTTTAGTATCCTTCTTGAAGAAGAGGTGGATATCGTTGTCTCTGATGTGGATATGCCCAGGATGAACGGGTTTTCCCTTACCGAGAAGATTCGGAATGATGAACGGCTCTCCCATCTGCCTGTTGTTCTGGTCACCGCACTTGATTCGAGGGAAGATCGGGAACACGGGCTCTCATCAGGGGCAAATGCGTACATTCTGAAAGGCACATTTGAACGAAGTGAACTGGTCAGGACGGTGAAAGGATTATTAGCATAA
- a CDS encoding chemotaxis protein CheW, giving the protein MDHYLFFSVGHIRCGIPFSDAIFMIRMVSINTENRNGKGKAGTINLHGEILEVYSIRELFGFKERPPLPSDNLIIVRKGLENVALWVDETYVIQGGDLEPEDRFMNEHLQTIIPGMRIITSDLVVIFDLIEFLDYGLIGQTRLIDILIDPTGGNDTPHISSVRDYQEIDRVLRERAEQLALPKEEVKRPPVIEVIRFNLMYQEFAVDMKYIREVIQTSEITPVPGTPDFIAGICSVRGEIISLVDLRTLLSIPEKGLTDLNRVIVLTDGNLTFGLLADQITGIGTLKTGDIVRTVRKEQTAWQNYICGTIDSLHVLNVQALLTDPRMIIDDTET; this is encoded by the coding sequence ATGGATCATTACCTGTTCTTTTCTGTCGGGCATATCAGGTGCGGGATACCGTTTTCAGATGCGATTTTTATGATCAGAATGGTTAGTATCAACACAGAAAACAGGAATGGAAAAGGAAAAGCCGGCACGATTAACCTTCATGGAGAGATATTAGAGGTCTATTCGATACGGGAACTGTTCGGGTTCAAAGAGCGCCCTCCCCTCCCTTCAGATAACCTCATCATTGTCAGAAAAGGACTTGAAAACGTTGCCCTCTGGGTAGATGAGACATATGTCATTCAGGGTGGGGATCTGGAACCTGAAGACCGGTTTATGAATGAGCATCTGCAGACAATCATTCCCGGGATGCGGATCATCACATCAGACCTGGTAGTCATTTTTGATCTTATTGAATTCCTGGATTATGGATTAATTGGCCAGACACGGCTTATTGACATTCTTATTGACCCCACGGGAGGCAATGATACCCCCCATATTTCATCAGTGCGCGATTACCAGGAAATTGACCGGGTGCTGAGGGAGCGTGCAGAGCAACTTGCACTTCCGAAAGAAGAGGTGAAACGGCCTCCGGTAATCGAGGTGATCCGGTTTAACCTGATGTACCAGGAGTTTGCTGTGGATATGAAATACATCAGGGAGGTGATCCAGACATCAGAGATCACCCCGGTTCCCGGGACACCTGATTTTATAGCAGGGATATGCTCTGTCAGGGGTGAGATCATCTCACTTGTAGATCTCAGGACTCTGCTCTCCATACCCGAGAAGGGACTGACTGATCTGAACCGGGTTATTGTTCTTACCGACGGAAATCTTACCTTCGGCCTCCTGGCAGATCAGATAACCGGTATTGGCACACTCAAGACCGGGGATATTGTCAGGACAGTCAGGAAAGAACAAACTGCATGGCAGAACTACATTTGTGGAACGATCGATTCCCTTCATGTACTGAATGTACAGGCATTATTGACGGATCCCAGGATGATAATCGATGACACGGAAACCTGA